The segment TCACGCCATGTCAGACCTTCACGATGGGGCACACTGCATCGAGTCCGGGTTTGGAAAGTCCCAATTACATTTCTTTGAGATGAAGCGTGTTTTTTTGTATCTCCACGGTGTGGAATCGGACACTTCGCAACAGCGATAATCAAGGACAGAGAATTTTTAAAATCCCCGGCTAAATCAGTCGGAAAAACAAAAGCTATACTACACAATTACACTCCGATGAGAGGAAAGGTTTGATTATGAATTATTTGGCAGAACGAATGAACGCTATTGATGCCAGTGGTATCCGCAAAATATTTGCACTCGCCGCGAAAATGGAAAACCCCGTCAATCTCAGTATTGGACAGCCTGATTATGATGTGGATCAACTCTGCAAAGATGAGGCATGCCGACAGATCCAAGGCGGCTTTAATTCCTACACGCAGACCTGGGGAATTGATGAGTTGCGTGAGGGAGTATCCGAATATTA is part of the Candidatus Hydrogenedentota bacterium genome and harbors:
- a CDS encoding aminotransferase class I/II-fold pyridoxal phosphate-dependent enzyme; protein product: MNYLAERMNAIDASGIRKIFALAAKMENPVNLSIGQPDYDVDQLCKDEACRQIQGGFNSYTQTWGIDELREGVSEYYDARFGTPLKNVMITGGVSGGLFLALLATINPGDEVIFADPYFVMYKHLVNLLGGVTVPVNTYP